The genomic DNA AGAAGCGGGCGACGGCGGTCGTCGTCCACGCCCCGCTCGACGACGCGACGATCGCCCGTGCCCACGCGACGGGCGAGGCCGTCGCCCTCATCAAGGACCTCGTGAACGTGCCCGCCGAGTGGCAGAGCCCTGCGCAGCTCGCGCAGAGCGCCGCCGACAGCGTCGCCGACCTCGACGTCACCGTGCAGATCCTCGACGAAACCGCTCTCGCGGAACAGGGCTTCGGCGGCATCCTCGGCGTCGGCCAGGGCTCCGACCGGCCGCCGCGTCTCGTCCGCCTCGACTATGCGCCGGCGGACGCGCAGCGCCACATCGCCCTCGTCGGCAAGGGCATCACCTTCGACACCGGCGGCCTGTCGCTGAAGCCCGCGGCCTCGATGGTCGGCATGAAGTTCGACATGGCCGGTGCCGCGACCTCCCTCGCCGCCCTCCGCGCCATCGCCGCCCTCCGCCTCCCCGTGCATGTGACGGCGTGGCTCTGCATCACCGACAACATGCCGTCCGGCCGCGCCCTCCGCCCCGGCGACGTCATCCGCATCCTCGACGGCACCACCGTCGAGGTGCTGAACACCGACGCGGAAGGGCGCCTCGTCCTCGCCGACGGTCTGGTCGCCGCGAGCCGCGAGAACCCCGACGTCATCATCGACGTCGCGACCCTGACCGGCGCGATCGTCGCGGCCCTCGGCCACCGTCACACCGGCGTCTTCGGCGACGACGAGACGGTCGCGGAGTTCCTCGCCGCCGCCGCGCGCACGGGGGAGCCGGCGTGGCACATGCCTCTGCCCGCCTACATGGAGGAGACGCTCGACTCCCCCATCGCCGACATGATCAACGCCAACATGGGAGATCGGATGGGCGGCGCGTCCTTCGCCGGCCTCTTCCTGCGGCGCTTCGTCGGCCGTACCTCGGACGCGGACGACGCGCCGCGCATCCCCTGGGTGCACCTCGACATCGCGGGCTCCGGTGAACACGCCGGCGCCCCCTACGGCTTCACCGAGAAGGGCCCCACGGGGGCGATGGTCCGATCGATCATCGCCTTCGCCGAAGCAGCATCCCACCCGGAGGCATGACACCCATGACAACCCACACCTTCGACATCGTCGTCCTGGGCGGCGGCAGCGGCGGGTACGCCGCGGCACTGCGAGCGAGCGAGCTCGGCAAGTCCGTCGCACTGATCGAGAAGGACAAGGTGGGAGGCACATGCCTCCACCGCGGGTGCATCCCCACGAAGGCGCTGCTGCACGCCGCCGAGGTGGCGGACCACGTGCGTGACGCCTCCTCCGTGGGAGTCACGGCCTCGTTCGGCGGGATCGACGTCGCCGGGGTGCGCACCTACCGCGAGGGCATCGTCGCCAAGAAGTACAAGGGTCTCGAGGGGCTCGTGAAGGCGCGCGGGATCACGACGGTCACCGGACTCGGTCGCCTGAACGCGGACCGGAGCGTGAGCGTCGGCGACGACGTCTACGTCGGCACGGACGTGATCCTCGCCACCGGCTCCTACAGCCGCTCGCTGCCGGGGCTCGAGATCGGCGGCCGGATCCTGACCAGCGAGCAGGCCCTCGCCCTGGACGTCATCCCCGAGCGCGTGCTCATCCTGGGCGGCGGCGTGATCGGCGTCGAGTTCGCGAGCGTGTGGCGCTCCTTCGGCGCCGAGGTGACGATCGTGGAGGCCCTGCCCCACCTCGTCCCGAACGAAGACATCGCGATGAGCAAGGGGCTCGAGCGCGCGTTCCGCCGCCGCGGTATCCAGTACTCCCTCGGCGTGCGCTTCCAGAGCGCCACGCAGGACGACTCGTCCGTGACCGTCACGCTGGAGGACGGCACGGAGTTCACCGCCGACTACCTCCTCGTCGCCGTCGGCCGCGGCCCCGCCACCGCCGACCTGGGCTTCGAGGAAGCCGGCGTGCGTCTGGACCGCGGGTTCGTGACGGTGGACGGCGACCTCCGCACCGATGTCCCCGGTGTGTGGGCGGTCGGCGACATCGTCCCGGGTCTCCAGCTCGCTCACCGCGGGTTCCAGCAGGGCATCGCGGTCGCCGAGCGCATCGCGGGTCTCTCCCCCGTGAACGTGCCCGACGTGCAGATCCCGAAGGTCACCTACTCCAGCCCCGAGGTCGCCTCGGTCGGTCTGACGGAGGAGGCGGCGGTCGCCGCGCACGGTGCCGACGCCGTCCACTCCTACGAGTACAACCTCGCGGGGAACGGGAAGAGCGAGATCATCGGCACGGGTGGCCTCGTCAAGGTCGTCCGCCTCAAGGACGGACCCGTCCTCGGTGTGCACCTCCTCGGCGACCGCGTCGGAGAGCTCATCACGGAGGGGCAGCTCGCGGTCGCGTGGGAAGCCCACCCGGAGGACATCGCGCCGCTCATCCACGCCCACCCGACCCAGAGCGAGGCCCTCGGCGAAGCCTTCCTCGCACTGGCCGGAAAGCCCCTGCACGCCCTCTGAGCACCAACCGGTGCCCGAGTCACTAAGCTAGACAAGC from Microbacterium paraoxydans includes the following:
- a CDS encoding leucyl aminopeptidase, giving the protein MTLPVLSHTTDQFPGSAADAAVLVVPDLSESAESLAAHPGLADVLAGIGFTGAAGAFARVYAPEVTTLPFAVVGVGSTIDDASVRSAAGTALRSLTGFDTVSLGLASGLEAHAAAAAEGAVLGGYRFDDYRAENGRKKRATAVVVHAPLDDATIARAHATGEAVALIKDLVNVPAEWQSPAQLAQSAADSVADLDVTVQILDETALAEQGFGGILGVGQGSDRPPRLVRLDYAPADAQRHIALVGKGITFDTGGLSLKPAASMVGMKFDMAGAATSLAALRAIAALRLPVHVTAWLCITDNMPSGRALRPGDVIRILDGTTVEVLNTDAEGRLVLADGLVAASRENPDVIIDVATLTGAIVAALGHRHTGVFGDDETVAEFLAAAARTGEPAWHMPLPAYMEETLDSPIADMINANMGDRMGGASFAGLFLRRFVGRTSDADDAPRIPWVHLDIAGSGEHAGAPYGFTEKGPTGAMVRSIIAFAEAASHPEA
- the lpdA gene encoding dihydrolipoyl dehydrogenase — its product is MTTHTFDIVVLGGGSGGYAAALRASELGKSVALIEKDKVGGTCLHRGCIPTKALLHAAEVADHVRDASSVGVTASFGGIDVAGVRTYREGIVAKKYKGLEGLVKARGITTVTGLGRLNADRSVSVGDDVYVGTDVILATGSYSRSLPGLEIGGRILTSEQALALDVIPERVLILGGGVIGVEFASVWRSFGAEVTIVEALPHLVPNEDIAMSKGLERAFRRRGIQYSLGVRFQSATQDDSSVTVTLEDGTEFTADYLLVAVGRGPATADLGFEEAGVRLDRGFVTVDGDLRTDVPGVWAVGDIVPGLQLAHRGFQQGIAVAERIAGLSPVNVPDVQIPKVTYSSPEVASVGLTEEAAVAAHGADAVHSYEYNLAGNGKSEIIGTGGLVKVVRLKDGPVLGVHLLGDRVGELITEGQLAVAWEAHPEDIAPLIHAHPTQSEALGEAFLALAGKPLHAL